A genomic segment from Truepera sp. encodes:
- the murD gene encoding UDP-N-acetylmuramoyl-L-alanine--D-glutamate ligase: protein MRGEVLVYGLGRSGLAVLRRLGKESRTAFFELREGGADVAEALDLGSRRAAAPSASESGQDYDYDLVIAAPGVPIDHPDLNALRSRGALVIGEVEWVWRTTPGVYIGISGTAGKGSVTRWTADTLAAAGMDAVAGGNIEPALAAVARPGAVHVVEMSSFQLERCPTFKPDVAVLLNLGEDHIDRHGSVSAYHAAKRNLLANLGAGTTFVANDDDEILRLWAAEAEAAGVNVRRFSLTHEADAYRNLGGRLVMDGAPLVHSDELHVLGEHQVANALAVALTCAAVGADPSAITAGLRAFTGLPGRYSAAGQVGGVRFLEDSIATRPLAVAAALRSTPKPLVWLAGGQAKGADVSGLAGLVAEKVDLLVALGASGPALQAAFGDLVPTVLVSEPRGRPAMRAAVAAALEHLNAHHGGAGNVLLAPLAASFDQFEDYADRAAAFREAVAANAANARRPPLEADA, encoded by the coding sequence GTGAGGGGCGAGGTGCTCGTCTACGGCCTCGGCCGTTCGGGCCTGGCCGTGCTCAGGCGCTTGGGCAAGGAGAGTAGGACCGCCTTCTTCGAGCTGCGCGAGGGCGGTGCCGACGTCGCGGAGGCCCTCGACCTCGGTTCCCGCCGCGCCGCCGCACCCTCGGCCTCGGAATCGGGCCAAGACTACGACTACGACCTGGTCATAGCCGCCCCGGGCGTACCCATCGACCACCCCGACCTGAACGCGCTGCGCTCGCGGGGTGCCCTGGTCATCGGCGAGGTCGAGTGGGTCTGGCGCACCACGCCCGGCGTCTACATCGGCATCAGCGGGACGGCCGGGAAGGGCAGCGTCACGCGCTGGACGGCGGATACCCTGGCGGCGGCCGGCATGGACGCCGTGGCGGGCGGCAACATCGAGCCGGCGTTGGCGGCGGTCGCCAGGCCGGGCGCCGTTCACGTAGTCGAGATGTCCTCGTTCCAACTGGAGCGCTGCCCCACCTTCAAACCCGACGTGGCCGTGCTCCTGAACCTGGGCGAGGACCACATCGACCGCCACGGTTCGGTGAGCGCCTACCACGCCGCCAAGCGCAACCTGCTGGCCAACCTAGGCGCCGGCACCACTTTCGTCGCCAACGACGACGATGAGATCTTGAGGCTCTGGGCCGCCGAGGCGGAGGCCGCCGGCGTCAACGTCCGCCGCTTCTCCCTTACCCACGAGGCCGACGCCTACCGCAACCTGGGAGGGCGCCTGGTGATGGACGGCGCGCCCCTGGTGCACTCGGACGAACTTCACGTCCTGGGCGAGCATCAGGTCGCCAACGCGCTCGCCGTGGCCTTGACTTGCGCGGCCGTGGGCGCCGACCCCAGCGCCATCACGGCGGGCCTCCGCGCCTTCACCGGGCTGCCGGGGCGCTACTCGGCAGCGGGGCAGGTGGGCGGCGTGCGCTTCCTCGAAGACTCCATCGCCACCCGGCCCCTGGCGGTGGCCGCGGCGCTCAGGTCCACGCCCAAACCACTCGTGTGGCTCGCCGGGGGCCAGGCGAAGGGAGCCGACGTCAGCGGCCTGGCTGGCCTGGTGGCCGAGAAGGTCGACCTCCTCGTTGCCCTGGGAGCGAGCGGGCCCGCCCTGCAGGCAGCCTTCGGCGACCTCGTGCCCACCGTCTTGGTAAGCGAGCCGCGCGGCCGCCCCGCCATGCGCGCCGCCGTCGCGGCCGCGCTCGAGCACCTGAACGCCCACCACGGGGGCGCCGGAAACGTCCTCCTCGCGCCGCTCGCGGCCTCGTTCGACCAGTTCGAGGACTACGCCGATCGCGCGGCGGCTTTCCGGGAGGCCGTCGCCGCCAACGCCGCCAACGCCAGGCGCCCACCACTCGAGGCCGACGCATGA
- the ftsZ gene encoding cell division protein FtsZ, whose amino-acid sequence MGYVDNAVIRVIGLGGGGNNAVNRMIETGLRGVEFVAANTDAQVLATSLADVRIQMGDHLTKGLGAGANPEVGEKAALEDRDRVAEALRGSDLVFITAGMGGGTGTGSAPIVAEVARELGALAIAVVTSPFLMEGPRRMAQAQEGLRRLEDKVDALIVVENQRLISALDRKVRLQDAFRVADRVLYHGVRGISDVINVPGQINVDFADVKALLQGAGTVLMGIGAGRGENLAEEAAESATHSPLLARGVEGARNLLINITASDGLTLHDAHEIVTKISEATEIDDPNVLFGITYDEDAGDEVRVTVIAAGFDQAPQTRILRPTHLRGGLGAGGNKTYDPSNYDIPAFLRYNPDGSEN is encoded by the coding sequence ATGGGATACGTCGACAACGCGGTCATCCGGGTGATCGGCTTGGGCGGTGGCGGCAACAACGCCGTCAACCGCATGATCGAGACGGGCTTGCGTGGGGTGGAGTTCGTTGCGGCGAACACCGACGCGCAAGTGCTCGCCACATCGCTGGCGGACGTGCGCATCCAGATGGGCGACCACCTGACCAAGGGGCTCGGCGCCGGTGCCAACCCCGAGGTCGGCGAGAAGGCAGCCCTCGAGGACCGCGACCGCGTCGCGGAGGCACTCCGCGGCTCCGACCTCGTCTTCATCACCGCCGGCATGGGTGGCGGCACGGGTACGGGCAGCGCGCCGATCGTGGCGGAGGTTGCCCGCGAGTTGGGCGCCCTGGCCATCGCCGTCGTTACCTCCCCGTTCCTGATGGAGGGCCCCCGCCGCATGGCGCAGGCGCAAGAGGGCCTGAGGCGGCTCGAGGACAAGGTCGACGCGCTCATCGTGGTCGAGAACCAGCGCCTCATCTCGGCGCTCGACCGCAAGGTGCGCCTGCAGGACGCGTTCCGTGTGGCCGACCGCGTGCTGTACCACGGCGTGAGGGGCATCAGCGACGTCATCAACGTGCCGGGCCAGATCAACGTCGACTTCGCCGACGTCAAGGCGCTGCTACAGGGGGCGGGCACGGTGCTCATGGGCATCGGGGCCGGTCGAGGGGAGAACCTCGCCGAGGAGGCCGCCGAGAGCGCCACGCACTCGCCGCTCCTCGCGCGCGGCGTCGAGGGCGCGCGCAACCTGCTCATCAACATCACGGCCTCCGACGGCCTAACGCTCCACGACGCGCACGAGATCGTCACCAAGATCAGTGAGGCGACCGAGATCGACGATCCCAACGTCCTCTTCGGCATCACCTACGACGAGGACGCCGGCGACGAGGTGCGGGTGACGGTCATCGCGGCCGGCTTCGATCAGGCCCCGCAGACCCGCATCCTGCGCCCCACGCACCTGCGCGGCGGCCTGGGCGCCGGCGGCAACAAGACCTACGACCCGAGCAACTACGACATCCCCGCCTTCCTCCGCTACAACCCGGACGGCAGCGAGAACTGA
- a CDS encoding UDP-N-acetylglucosamine--N-acetylmuramyl-(pentapeptide) pyrophosphoryl-undecaprenol N-acetylglucosamine transferase: MSGPLKLLLATGGSGGHIYPALAVGREALSRGVRVAVMGGVGGMEERLTAEAGFEFMGVSTGKWDRQRPDPRQAYRAAAGLWTARRLARSFAPDLVMGFGGFASLPGCVAARTLGVPLVLHEGNAYPSRVNRWFASSSRLFVAAQEEALAHVRPRRSLVVPYPVREDSVEKNEALERLGLPRGAVVTLVMGGSQGSLALNRAVPAAFDELEAPATLEGPHVVLHSTGPRWIQDVRHTVTSPAYHAEPYLDATLAWSAAALAITRAGVGTLSEAAYHGVPTVMVPLPTAAENHQLHNARAVEGAGAGLVVEERELARLPEAWASALEPGWRRTAAAAARARTPAGAARRIVDAVLELVT; this comes from the coding sequence GTGAGCGGGCCTCTCAAGCTGCTGCTCGCCACGGGAGGCAGCGGTGGGCACATCTACCCCGCCCTGGCGGTGGGACGAGAGGCGCTCTCGCGCGGCGTTCGGGTGGCCGTCATGGGGGGTGTGGGTGGCATGGAGGAGCGTCTGACGGCAGAGGCGGGCTTCGAGTTCATGGGGGTGAGCACGGGCAAGTGGGACCGGCAGCGTCCGGACCCGAGGCAGGCCTACCGGGCCGCCGCCGGACTGTGGACCGCCAGGCGCCTCGCCCGGTCCTTCGCACCCGACCTCGTGATGGGCTTCGGCGGTTTCGCGTCCCTGCCCGGTTGCGTCGCCGCACGCACGCTGGGCGTGCCGCTCGTGCTGCACGAAGGTAACGCCTACCCGAGCCGCGTGAACCGCTGGTTCGCCTCCTCGTCCAGGCTATTCGTGGCCGCCCAGGAAGAGGCGCTGGCGCACGTGCGGCCGCGGCGCTCCCTGGTGGTGCCTTACCCGGTGCGCGAGGACAGCGTCGAGAAGAACGAGGCGCTCGAGCGCCTCGGCCTGCCGCGCGGCGCCGTCGTCACGCTCGTGATGGGCGGGTCTCAAGGCTCCCTGGCCCTTAACCGAGCCGTCCCGGCGGCGTTCGACGAGTTGGAGGCCCCGGCAACCCTCGAGGGCCCGCACGTCGTGCTGCACTCGACGGGCCCACGCTGGATCCAGGACGTGCGCCACACCGTCACCAGCCCCGCCTATCACGCAGAACCCTACTTGGACGCCACCCTGGCGTGGTCCGCGGCCGCGTTGGCCATCACCCGGGCGGGGGTGGGCACGCTCTCGGAGGCCGCCTACCACGGCGTGCCGACCGTCATGGTGCCGCTGCCCACCGCGGCCGAGAACCACCAGCTGCATAACGCCCGCGCTGTGGAGGGCGCTGGGGCCGGGCTGGTGGTCGAGGAGCGGGAACTCGCCCGCCTTCCCGAGGCCTGGGCAAGCGCACTGGAGCCCGGCTGGAGGCGCACGGCGGCGGCAGCCGCCAGAGCACGCACACCGGCCGGCGCCGCGCGTCGTATCGTTGACGCCGTCTTGGAGTTGGTGACCTAA
- a CDS encoding NUDIX hydrolase gives MSTAQRMREVKFRGRLITVAVLDGHWEVVEHPDAVAVMVVRGRELLGVRQPRPAVGASTWEIPAGLIEDGEAPEDAARRELAEEVQLGGRLKLVSRLYASPGFTDEQCYLYELSGAHQAAGTPDAGEDLVLEWRDALEVWNGVLAGTESTSGVTLLAVRHVLARSGVTL, from the coding sequence GTGAGCACGGCACAGCGCATGCGTGAGGTGAAGTTCCGCGGAAGGTTGATCACCGTGGCCGTCCTGGACGGCCATTGGGAGGTAGTGGAGCACCCGGACGCCGTGGCGGTGATGGTCGTCCGTGGCCGAGAACTGCTCGGGGTGAGGCAGCCGCGGCCGGCCGTGGGCGCAAGCACGTGGGAGATCCCCGCCGGCCTGATCGAGGACGGCGAGGCCCCAGAGGACGCCGCCCGGCGCGAGCTGGCCGAGGAAGTGCAACTCGGCGGCCGCCTCAAGCTCGTCTCGCGCCTGTACGCATCGCCCGGCTTCACCGACGAGCAGTGTTATTTGTACGAACTCTCCGGCGCGCACCAGGCGGCAGGTACTCCGGATGCCGGCGAGGACCTCGTCCTGGAATGGCGCGACGCCCTGGAGGTATGGAACGGGGTGCTCGCCGGCACGGAGTCGACGTCGGGGGTGACGCTGCTGGCCGTGAGGCACGTGCTGGCACGCTCCGGCGTTACTCTATGA
- a CDS encoding FtsW/RodA/SpoVE family cell cycle protein, translating to MNDRLLLSIQVTLGVLGIVGVTAAKPEEALPQALRVVAALAITLIVGRLRAKQVVKLSPYAFVALLVALVLVLVVGVSPAGSDSKRWLLIGGFSVQPSELMKVAVIAYLAAFFHNHLGNWEIWRPMLVIGVTAGLIVIEPDLSTAAFVFVLAVAIMIAAGATLGRVIAIMFTAAVTASLLAGTVLSQFTYIGERMVGYFDRWGTQSQAADLSYQALRALAAIGRGGLLGVGAGRGVPVPEAETDFVAVSIAHSLGFLGVITLIALYALLAWYGFSIARSVTGPAALLAAGATAYVCGQAGINLLVASGMFPVTGMPLPGVSYGVNSQISVAIAFGFLHLASRQAREAGAAAEQGSHPGARATRGAAQRA from the coding sequence ATGAACGACCGACTCCTACTGTCGATCCAGGTGACGCTCGGCGTGCTGGGCATCGTGGGCGTGACCGCGGCGAAACCCGAAGAGGCGCTCCCCCAGGCGCTGAGGGTCGTGGCGGCCCTCGCCATCACCCTGATAGTTGGTCGGCTAAGGGCGAAGCAAGTCGTGAAGCTCTCACCGTACGCCTTCGTAGCGCTACTGGTCGCCCTGGTGCTCGTGCTCGTCGTCGGCGTCTCGCCGGCCGGCAGCGACAGCAAGCGCTGGCTGCTGATCGGCGGTTTCAGCGTGCAGCCGTCGGAGCTCATGAAGGTCGCGGTGATCGCGTACCTGGCGGCCTTCTTCCACAACCACCTGGGCAACTGGGAGATCTGGCGGCCCATGCTGGTGATCGGCGTTACCGCGGGCCTGATCGTCATCGAACCCGACCTCAGCACGGCCGCGTTCGTCTTCGTCCTCGCGGTCGCGATCATGATCGCCGCAGGCGCCACGCTCGGCCGCGTCATCGCCATCATGTTCACGGCGGCCGTCACGGCGTCGCTCCTGGCGGGCACGGTGCTCAGCCAGTTCACCTACATCGGCGAGCGGATGGTGGGCTACTTCGACCGCTGGGGCACGCAGTCGCAGGCTGCGGACCTCTCGTACCAGGCACTTCGCGCGCTCGCCGCCATCGGTCGCGGCGGCCTGCTGGGGGTCGGCGCAGGCCGGGGCGTCCCCGTGCCGGAGGCCGAAACGGACTTCGTGGCGGTCTCCATCGCCCACTCTCTCGGCTTCCTTGGGGTGATCACGCTCATCGCGCTGTACGCGCTACTCGCCTGGTACGGGTTCTCCATCGCCCGCAGCGTCACGGGCCCCGCCGCCCTGCTGGCCGCCGGCGCCACCGCGTACGTCTGCGGCCAGGCGGGCATCAACCTGCTCGTGGCGTCCGGCATGTTCCCCGTGACCGGCATGCCGCTCCCCGGAGTGAGTTACGGGGTGAACTCGCAGATCTCGGTGGCGATCGCCTTCGGGTTCTTGCACCTCGCAAGCCGCCAAGCGCGCGAGGCGGGGGCAGCGGCGGAGCAAGGCTCGCACCCCGGGGCGCGGGCCACTCGCGGCGCCGCGCAACGCGCGTGA
- the ribF gene encoding riboflavin biosynthesis protein RibF gives MNAREAIPISVDSLAAVEPRGAVLCIGNFDGVHLGHRTLLRRMHDLASDLAAPAVVVTFFPPARVLFEGATFLMTPEEKLLALGEFHPDVVVNIAFDREFAATDKSSWLAELAELQPAAIIVGKDFRFGRGRQGGIADLGTVTDKLEVFPLVEKDGAPVKSSDIRRLLAEGDVKGAARLLGAPYLVRGVVVKGQRRGAGIGYPTANLSVPAGKAVPLGVFAVRVSVAGETFGGMANAGPRPSFEEAPPALEVYLFDFDRNLYGAELDVRFVEHLRAQLKFAGLEELRAQLAADETAAREILATSA, from the coding sequence ATGAACGCGCGCGAAGCCATACCGATCAGCGTCGACTCGCTCGCGGCCGTGGAACCTCGTGGGGCCGTGCTGTGCATCGGGAACTTCGACGGCGTGCACCTGGGCCACCGCACGTTGCTCAGGCGCATGCACGACCTGGCCAGCGACCTTGCCGCGCCCGCCGTCGTCGTCACGTTCTTCCCTCCCGCGCGGGTGCTGTTCGAGGGAGCAACCTTCCTCATGACCCCCGAGGAGAAGCTGCTGGCGCTCGGGGAGTTCCACCCCGACGTCGTAGTGAACATCGCGTTCGACCGCGAGTTCGCCGCCACCGACAAGTCGTCGTGGCTCGCCGAGCTCGCCGAACTGCAACCCGCCGCCATAATCGTGGGCAAGGACTTCCGCTTCGGCCGGGGGCGCCAGGGCGGCATCGCCGACCTGGGCACCGTGACCGACAAGCTGGAAGTGTTCCCCCTCGTCGAGAAGGACGGCGCACCGGTGAAGTCCTCGGACATCAGGAGACTGCTGGCCGAGGGCGACGTCAAGGGTGCGGCAAGGTTGCTTGGAGCGCCGTACCTGGTCCGGGGCGTGGTCGTCAAGGGTCAGCGGCGCGGTGCCGGCATCGGCTACCCCACCGCCAACCTGAGCGTCCCGGCGGGCAAGGCGGTACCTCTCGGCGTGTTCGCGGTGCGCGTGAGCGTGGCGGGCGAGACCTTCGGCGGCATGGCGAACGCGGGTCCGCGGCCGAGCTTCGAGGAGGCGCCGCCGGCGCTCGAGGTCTACCTCTTCGACTTCGACCGGAACCTCTACGGAGCCGAGTTGGACGTGCGGTTCGTCGAGCACTTGCGCGCTCAGCTGAAGTTCGCCGGTCTCGAGGAGCTCAGGGCGCAGTTGGCCGCGGACGAGACCGCGGCTCGGGAGATCCTCGCGACCTCGGCGTAG
- the ftsA gene encoding cell division protein FtsA, giving the protein MSDERIIVGLDIGTTKICTVIGEVASDGVLDIIGEGTVPSDGLRKGVVVNLERTIAAVRQSVAAAQRVAGVEVHSAWVGVAGSHLKALTSHGMTAIRRGYDVTRNDVDRTIENARAVPLEANMEVLHVIPQEYVVDGNDGIKDPLGMSGVRLEVDVHIVAGAQGPLQNLRRCATDAGVGVEGMVVQALASGLAVLNRSEQELTTLLIDIGGGTTDVGVFRRGTLSHSAVIPLGGDHITQDISQLLRIPPDEAERVKRRYGVALPELADRDVELEVANPSYTASISTFELAQVIRPRVVEILDMVRRDIEQRMGALELLAGNVVITGGASLMPGVEQVANDRFRLPVRLGKPDGVSGLSDVVASPAHATAVGLVRYGMAQGPVASPTSRRTRSGDETDESFIGRIRKILKDFF; this is encoded by the coding sequence ATGAGTGACGAACGCATAATCGTCGGGCTCGACATTGGCACCACCAAGATCTGTACGGTGATCGGCGAGGTAGCGTCCGACGGCGTTCTGGACATCATCGGCGAGGGAACCGTCCCATCCGACGGGCTGCGCAAGGGCGTGGTCGTGAACCTCGAGCGCACCATAGCGGCCGTGAGACAGTCCGTGGCCGCCGCCCAGCGCGTGGCGGGCGTGGAGGTGCACTCGGCCTGGGTGGGGGTGGCCGGCAGCCACCTCAAGGCGCTGACGAGCCACGGCATGACGGCCATCCGCCGCGGCTACGACGTCACGCGCAACGACGTGGACCGCACCATCGAGAACGCCCGCGCCGTGCCACTTGAGGCGAACATGGAAGTCCTCCACGTGATCCCACAGGAGTACGTGGTGGACGGCAACGACGGCATAAAGGACCCGCTCGGCATGTCGGGCGTGCGCCTCGAGGTCGACGTTCACATCGTCGCCGGCGCGCAAGGGCCGCTGCAGAACCTCAGGCGCTGCGCCACCGACGCCGGAGTGGGGGTCGAGGGGATGGTCGTCCAGGCGCTCGCCTCGGGCCTCGCCGTCCTCAACCGCAGCGAGCAGGAGCTGACCACCCTCCTCATCGACATAGGCGGGGGCACCACCGACGTCGGCGTGTTCCGCCGCGGCACCCTCTCGCACTCGGCGGTCATCCCGTTGGGCGGCGATCACATCACGCAGGACATCAGCCAGCTGTTGCGCATCCCGCCCGACGAGGCGGAGCGCGTCAAGCGGCGCTACGGTGTCGCGTTACCCGAGCTGGCCGACCGCGACGTAGAGCTAGAAGTGGCCAACCCCAGTTACACGGCCAGCATCTCCACTTTCGAGCTGGCACAGGTCATCAGGCCGCGCGTGGTGGAGATCCTCGACATGGTGCGGCGCGACATAGAGCAGCGCATGGGCGCCCTCGAGCTCCTGGCAGGCAACGTGGTCATCACGGGCGGCGCGTCGCTCATGCCGGGCGTCGAGCAGGTGGCGAACGACCGCTTCAGGCTGCCCGTACGCCTCGGTAAGCCGGACGGCGTTTCCGGCCTCTCCGACGTGGTCGCCAGCCCCGCGCATGCCACCGCCGTCGGCCTGGTACGTTACGGCATGGCGCAGGGTCCGGTCGCTTCCCCTACCAGTCGCCGAACTCGCTCCGGCGACGAGACGGACGAGAGCTTCATAGGGCGCATTCGCAAGATCCTCAAGGATTTCTTCTGA
- a CDS encoding FtsQ-type POTRA domain-containing protein produces the protein MRRLLLVLLVLLGAGLITSRFVPKVEYVTVTGNVHHDVDQVMRLADVAPGTPFLWVTAGRVRGLVSDPWVLQAVVVRQWPDRVSIAVRERVPAITNGAVTWADDGTVLDGATPAETAGLPRLEGWGPERTAEAITLLRLLRPFGVQVISYSPEGFDILLNDAQLFTASAKALREHWSAFVGHRGGRMAVYPWGVSKADE, from the coding sequence GTGCGCCGGTTATTACTGGTACTGCTGGTCCTGCTGGGAGCGGGCCTCATCACGAGCCGGTTCGTGCCCAAGGTCGAGTACGTGACCGTCACGGGTAACGTCCACCACGACGTCGACCAGGTCATGCGCTTGGCCGACGTGGCGCCGGGAACGCCGTTCCTGTGGGTAACGGCGGGCCGCGTGCGGGGCCTCGTGAGCGACCCCTGGGTGCTCCAGGCGGTAGTGGTCAGGCAGTGGCCGGACCGCGTGAGCATCGCCGTGCGCGAGCGCGTACCGGCCATAACGAACGGCGCGGTCACGTGGGCGGACGATGGTACAGTCCTTGACGGCGCCACCCCGGCCGAAACGGCGGGGCTACCCCGGCTGGAGGGCTGGGGCCCGGAGCGCACCGCGGAGGCCATCACGCTACTTAGGCTCCTGCGACCGTTCGGGGTTCAGGTGATAAGCTACTCGCCGGAAGGATTCGACATCCTGTTGAACGATGCACAGCTATTCACGGCGAGTGCGAAGGCTCTGCGCGAGCATTGGTCGGCATTCGTAGGTCACCGCGGGGGCCGCATGGCGGTCTACCCCTGGGGAGTGAGCAAGGCAGATGAGTGA
- a CDS encoding UDP-N-acetylmuramate dehydrogenase codes for MAASAPRVRTVLLRDFTTLRVGGEAELWEVNDEAQLKEATSEPFLVLGSGANLFVSDAGVDRRVVRLGRAYNDMAGFGADATVWVGAATPLPGMVRRAQRAGLSGLEGLSGVPAVLGGAIAMNAGTRFGEMSDTVAEVELFVNGALEVVPAGALGFRYRHSELPEGAVVTRARLELTPSSPEAVSRTMNAVDAARAGQPKIKSAGCAFKNPPGDSAGRLIDVAGLKGLTVGDAMVAHEHGNFIINLGNASSDDVAALIALVQERLQQPLELEWRLWGF; via the coding sequence ATGGCCGCCTCCGCACCCCGGGTACGCACCGTCTTGCTGCGCGACTTCACCACGCTGCGCGTGGGCGGCGAGGCCGAGCTGTGGGAGGTGAACGACGAGGCCCAACTCAAGGAGGCGACGTCCGAGCCGTTCCTGGTGCTTGGTTCCGGCGCCAACCTGTTCGTTTCGGACGCCGGGGTCGACCGCCGGGTCGTGCGCTTGGGCCGCGCATACAACGACATGGCGGGCTTCGGCGCAGACGCCACGGTCTGGGTCGGCGCGGCCACCCCGCTTCCGGGCATGGTGCGCCGCGCGCAGCGCGCGGGCCTCTCCGGCCTGGAAGGGCTATCGGGGGTACCCGCCGTTCTCGGCGGCGCCATCGCGATGAACGCGGGCACGCGCTTCGGGGAGATGTCGGACACGGTGGCCGAGGTCGAGCTGTTCGTTAACGGCGCGCTCGAGGTCGTCCCCGCCGGCGCCCTCGGCTTCCGCTATCGCCACTCCGAGCTGCCGGAGGGCGCGGTCGTCACGCGGGCGCGGCTCGAACTGACCCCCTCCTCGCCGGAGGCCGTGTCGCGGACGATGAACGCCGTCGACGCCGCCCGCGCGGGCCAACCGAAGATCAAGTCGGCGGGTTGCGCCTTCAAGAACCCCCCTGGCGATTCGGCCGGTCGCCTCATCGACGTCGCCGGCCTCAAGGGCCTCACGGTCGGCGACGCCATGGTCGCCCACGAACACGGCAACTTCATCATCAACCTGGGGAACGCCTCCTCCGACGACGTGGCGGCGCTCATCGCGCTGGTTCAGGAACGCCTGCAGCAACCGCTCGAGTTGGAGTGGCGCCTGTGGGGGTTCTGA
- the murC gene encoding UDP-N-acetylmuramate--L-alanine ligase produces MNHAATTDTNDNASVGAPGPASQHIHFMGIGGVSMAALARWCREEGFDVSGCDAAGGAVLEDLKLQGISTCKGHDPSHVKGADVLVHSMAVPHDHPELLAARAAGAQVLRRIALLGQLFGRRQAIGVTGTHGKSTTTAMVATLLLALDPDTSVQLGASLPIIGGSMRYGRGRWLAAEVDESDPGFADLVSEVAVITNLDDDHVAGEYDERRNYHASFGDLQAAAQRFALAANRLVYCHDWPGLAELVHAHPRAVSYGTGVGADYRVSDVRLEPTGSSFRLSRPGAEPIDVVMSVPGTHNVLNAAAAITAVDFAGLDPLPALPALTSFKGVGRRWQSYGQLNGAMIIDDYAHHPTEVAATLQAARATGRRVRAVLQPHRWVRTARQWPALAQAAALADEVVVLDVYGAGELPIAGVSPELIAERINRLGVPARVDDLAHAEAYFAATALPGDLVITLGAGDVWRVAAGLGARAVAAGSPAAGS; encoded by the coding sequence ATGAACCACGCCGCAACGACAGACACGAACGACAACGCCTCGGTAGGGGCACCGGGGCCCGCCTCGCAGCACATCCACTTCATGGGGATAGGCGGCGTGAGCATGGCCGCGCTGGCGCGCTGGTGCCGCGAGGAGGGCTTCGACGTGAGCGGCTGCGACGCCGCCGGGGGCGCCGTCCTCGAAGACCTGAAACTGCAAGGCATCAGCACCTGCAAGGGTCACGACCCGAGCCACGTCAAAGGCGCCGACGTGCTCGTGCACAGCATGGCCGTGCCGCACGACCATCCGGAACTCTTGGCTGCTCGCGCGGCCGGGGCGCAGGTCCTGCGCCGGATCGCGCTTCTCGGGCAGCTCTTCGGCCGCCGCCAGGCGATAGGCGTGACGGGCACGCATGGCAAGAGCACCACCACCGCCATGGTCGCCACTCTCCTGCTGGCACTCGATCCCGACACCTCCGTACAACTAGGGGCGTCGTTGCCGATCATCGGCGGAAGCATGCGCTACGGGCGGGGCCGCTGGCTGGCAGCCGAGGTCGACGAGTCGGACCCCGGCTTCGCCGACCTGGTGAGCGAGGTAGCGGTCATCACAAACCTCGACGACGACCACGTGGCCGGCGAGTACGACGAGCGCCGCAACTACCACGCCTCCTTCGGCGACCTCCAGGCAGCGGCGCAACGCTTCGCGCTGGCGGCGAACCGGCTCGTCTACTGCCACGACTGGCCCGGCCTGGCCGAGCTGGTGCACGCGCACCCCAGGGCGGTCTCGTACGGCACGGGGGTGGGCGCCGACTACCGGGTGAGCGACGTCCGCCTGGAGCCCACCGGAAGCTCCTTCAGGCTGAGCCGACCGGGCGCGGAGCCCATCGACGTCGTGATGTCGGTGCCAGGCACTCACAACGTGCTGAACGCCGCAGCGGCGATCACCGCGGTCGACTTCGCGGGCCTCGACCCGCTGCCCGCGCTCCCGGCCCTGACCTCGTTCAAAGGCGTCGGTCGCAGGTGGCAGTCGTACGGCCAACTGAACGGCGCCATGATCATCGACGACTACGCCCATCACCCCACCGAGGTGGCGGCCACCCTGCAGGCCGCGCGCGCCACGGGGCGCCGCGTCCGCGCCGTCTTGCAGCCCCACCGCTGGGTGCGCACGGCCCGCCAGTGGCCCGCCCTGGCGCAGGCGGCGGCCCTGGCAGACGAGGTCGTCGTGCTCGACGTCTATGGCGCCGGCGAGCTACCGATAGCGGGGGTCTCTCCCGAACTCATCGCAGAGCGCATCAACCGCCTGGGGGTGCCGGCGCGCGTGGACGACCTCGCGCACGCCGAGGCCTACTTCGCGGCCACCGCCCTGCCCGGCGACTTGGTGATCACCCTCGGCGCCGGCGATGTGTGGCGGGTCGCGGCCGGGCTCGGTGCACGCGCCGTTGCCGCCGGCAGCCCAGCGGCCGGCAGCTAG